The Janthinobacterium tructae genome contains the following window.
GATCAGGATGATGACGGCGTCGGCCGTGGACGCCCCCGTGACCATGTTGCGCGTGTACTGTTCATGGCCCGGCGTGTCGGCGATGATGAACTTGCGTTTCGGCGTGGCGAAATAACGGTAGGCCACGTCAATGGTGATGCCTTGCTCGCGTTCCGCTTCCAGGCCGTCCGTCAGCAGCGACAGGTCGACCGTGTCGCCCACCGTGCGCTTGTGCTTGGAGCGCGACATGGCGTCGAGCTGATCGGCGAAGATGCCCTTGCTGTCGAACAGCAAGCGGCCGATCAGGGTGCTCTTGCCGTCATCGACGGAACCGGCCGTGATAAAGCGCAACATGCCGCGTTCAACGCTGTCGGTGAGAGTGGTGTTGGAGATTGCTGCGTTCATTAGAAATACCCTGCTTTCTTGCGTTTTTCCATCGAGGCTTCGGAAGTCTGGTCATCCATGCGGGTGGCGCCCCGTTCCGTGATTTGCGTGATTGCCGTCTCGGCGATGATGGCGTCGACCGTGGCCGCATCGGACGAGACGGGGCAGGTGCACGAGATATCGCCCACCGTGCGGAAGCGCACGACTTGCGTTTCCACCGTTTCGCCTTCGCGTGGCGGCGTCAGATCGGTCAGCGGCACCAATAAACCGTTGCGTGGGATCACCTGGCGCTCGTGCGCAAAGTAGATCGGCGGCAATTCCAGCTTTTCGCGGGCGATGTATTGCCACACGTCCAGTTCGGTCCAGTTCGAGATGGGGAAGACGCGCATGTTTTCACCCGGATGCACGCGCGTGTTATACAAATCCCACAATTCGGGGCGCTGGGCTTTCGGGTCCCAGGCGCCGAATTCGTCGCGGAAGGAAAAGATGCGTTCCTTGGCGCGGGCCTTCTCTTCATCGCGGCGCGCGCCGCCGATGCAGGCGTCAAATTTGTATTCGGCAATCGTTTCCAGCAAGGTCACGGCTTGCGCCGCATTGCGCGAATCCGTGGCCGGGTTACGCAGGCGCACGGTGCCGCGCTGGATCGAATCTTCGACGGAGCCGACGATCAGGCGCTCGCCCAGTTCCGCCACTTTCTTGTCGCGGAACGTGATGACTTCCGGGAAGTTGTGGCCCGTGTCGATATGCACGAGGGGGAATGGAAACTTGCCTGGGCGGAAGGCTTTTTCAGCCAAACGCAGCAGGACGACGGAATCTTTGCCGCCCGAGAACAGCAGGGCGGGATTGGCCGATTCGGCCGCCACTTCGCGCAGGATGTGGATGGCTTCCGATTCAAGGCTGTCGAGGTGACGCTGGTTCAAAATATTGCTCATATGGTGTACTTTCTTGTTCTGCTGAGTCTGTTGTGTCTGTTCAGGCTGCCACGGATTTGATGCGTATCAACTTGCCGTCCACCA
Protein-coding sequences here:
- the cysD gene encoding sulfate adenylyltransferase subunit CysD, producing the protein MSNILNQRHLDSLESEAIHILREVAAESANPALLFSGGKDSVVLLRLAEKAFRPGKFPFPLVHIDTGHNFPEVITFRDKKVAELGERLIVGSVEDSIQRGTVRLRNPATDSRNAAQAVTLLETIAEYKFDACIGGARRDEEKARAKERIFSFRDEFGAWDPKAQRPELWDLYNTRVHPGENMRVFPISNWTELDVWQYIAREKLELPPIYFAHERQVIPRNGLLVPLTDLTPPREGETVETQVVRFRTVGDISCTCPVSSDAATVDAIIAETAITQITERGATRMDDQTSEASMEKRKKAGYF